From Sphaeramia orbicularis chromosome 21, fSphaOr1.1, whole genome shotgun sequence:
ttttagaagattatttcctggaagaattgaattacaccagaaatatgcacaaatactaaacacatttttatttaatcacaacaggatctatatattcctgtgtttaaacttaaattatgttttacagacattacagtttaaaatcctgctcaaatgttcatattctattagttcataactaacatcataagattatttttgtgcaatccaaacaaaggaactaacatctgccactcCCAGATCGCTTCAAAtcaccattatttaataaaacagtgttaaataatgataaataagacataaacaataaagaaaaacaaaaaacaaaaatgaacctttgccatatctgcatttgaatgaatatctacaaatatcgatacagtactttttaatataaatacagtattgtgagatgaaatatcatgatatattgcagaaccaatattttcttacagccctagtgtgGACATGCTCGtctttacttgttttgtttttgtgcaggtaaaactggataacaaggcaaagtGAGAATCCCCTAAAGTTCACATGATTGTTAGAGGAGctgtctgtcagtgtgttggctgcttttttgtttccagttggggctctaattattgctttatgatCTTATTTTTAAAactgggtcaaaactgaccctaTAACAACACAAGGTCAAAAATTTCCACATGAGCATgtcataatttagtgaaaaaaaaaagttgtattattttgttgaaatagaagtTCCTTACAAAGTCAAAAAACcttgatgcaatacacaaattctatgtggttcttttatgcatttaaaatctaaaatgggtcagtagTGCCGACTCTTACACAAAAGGAAGATTAAAGCCACTGGAAGCAAAATGATGTAATGCGGGGTCCTGTGTAGATAACAGTGAACAGCAAAAAGTGAATTATATTTCAATCCAAATTCAGTCTGTTTCATTATCTTGATAAAACATCCAGTGTTAAACCTCAACAGaagtgagcatgtgcagaagggagcatgtgggtttggagaatggaacaagaCTTTACAGAGTTTAATGTCTTAAGAGTcaagtcagttttatttataaagcattgaCCAAAGTCCTGCACAGATTTAAAGCAGGAATGGAAATAAAAAACAGATAATAAAATCTacacaagtaaaataaaataaaattaagcagaataaatacaaataccaaAATGCCACTTCTCAGTCCAGTTCAAAAGCCAAAATATCAAAATGGGTTTTTAAGGGAGTTTCAAAAGTATCAGCTGTAGGTGAGGTCCTGATATGGACACGTACGCTGTAAGTGATTCAACAGCGAGTCTTAATGTGATATATCACAAATGTATGGGGTGAACAAAAAcccttttccaccactgtatgtctgaactgaagtcACACTGTCAGATCTTTATCCTAAAGTTCTCACTGTTTAATTTTGTTCTGAGACTGATGTGACATCCGTCTGTGAACCCCCTGAACTGCGACATGTAAAACCACCACTTTTATCTACAAACAAAGACATCGTTATGTTTGTCAGAAGAAAACTGCACCATGTATAGTGTTTTAAGTCATGTATTAAACCCTTTATTTGTCCAGAAACACCTTCGATTTGACACAAATAGGCTCTAGAACTACTTTTTCTTCTAGAAGTCTTGTTTTATGTCAGACCATTTGAATGACAATATGCTAAACGCTAATCATGAAATTTTTGCAATGATGCCAAAAAGCCCCACAGCTGTAATGACAGCATTTacatatgtatttgtattttttctgatCAAATATCCAGATGCTTTTCAGCTGTCACCACAGTCCGAAGTGTCAGTTAATAAAACTCAACTGGCTGTTCGTCTTATGTTCATCACGCTAATGTTGATGTAACGCTGAGTATTCGTCAGCCCACACCATGAGTCGGCTGTTTAGACTCGTTGGCTCGTCTCATCCTTTCTCCATCCGCAGATTTGTTGTGTTTCTTCCCAAGCCAACCCTTTGATGCAGTTGCTAGGCAACATCTCCTCTCTGGCCTCCTTTTGCTCTGTGCTGCCAGCGAGTGAATCTTGACAGATTGAGGGAATGATGTAAGTCAGAGGCAACTGATTCAGAAACATGTGCTCATCATACCTACGTGAAAGGGACGTGTCATTCACATAAGACAGAACCACAGCTAAATCTACGGGAACTGGATCAGGAGGGTTACAGTGTAAAGAggatgtgtttgttttatttaattttttttgcttatatttgcataaatcatacatcatctTCCACATGCAGAGAAATTCTTCAACAAAACAAACCTCaccccacatgcacacacacacaaaaaaaacaaataataatgaaaaatttaATTCATAGCTAACAAAAAGTGGCAAAAGGCTGATGTTATTTTAACACTTAATTAATGTTAATgtttcattttaacatatttgtcTATATCAACTTAGTGGTCAATAGGGTCCTTATCTAGGTTTTTAAACGAGAATGGAAAAAAAGTCTATGAAATAAAAGATATTAAACATGAATTCTTAACattgaaatgttaaataaaaagttatgGTTTCCAACTACAGTTGTGGATCTGGTGGTCATGTGATTCACTTTAATAAGGACTGAATTTGGAGCTCTTGTCTTTAGGTCTCATACTGAGACAATGTCCTGAGATTCTGAGAAAAAAACCATTACATTAAGACAATTAAATTCAGGTTAACATCTAAATGTGTCATGAATATAAGCATGATGAAATGGAATTTTAGACAATCTGAAAAAAAAGGtgaatttctttttgttttcatggTATTTCACAGCAAAAGATTTAATAAAAGATTCAGATCAGGAgagtattttgtttgttattgtccgtttttgtcattttagtgaTTATTTGTATTTCAGTTCATTTCCTTTATTATTTGTGGTTCATTTTGGTAATTATCTTTGTAATTTTTAataatttcattaatattttgttCATCCTTtgctcatccccccccccccccccccccattttcatTTCCATATATattgttgatttattttcttctccattttaatcatttttgataattttattgatgatttttgtttattttattttacttttggtcatttttccTCATGTTGTTATTGATGATTTTGATCATCTGAATTTGTAATACTCACTATTATGTTATGTTTTATCCATTTTTCTAAGTTTTGTTTAACGTTTTGTAGATGTATTACTTATTTTgtcaatatttatttaatattttaaaattcaGTTCACTCATGATCCCCACagaatattttttattctttatttctttatttccagCAGTAGGAGGAGAAAATACGTTGTGCAAATATAATCTGCGAAGTGTATATTTTCTGAGACTTTACATTTAGTCCAtccagtgtatttatttattttacatattttgcaCTAATATCTGCACTATTTAAACATATAAGTATTTATAAGTCATTACATTAACATATTTTGCTTGTGACCATGTTTTATACTTGTATATTTGATTATTTCATCAaaacatttacagtatttacttACTTAGTTATTAAATGCTTTTCCTTCATGAAGGTCGTGTATTACAACCTTTTATATTCATCCCCAAAGCTGTAAAACAGAATGTGTgagtcatattttatttttccaaattGAACTAATTAAAATCCATTATTGATGGAGATTGGAGGGATGTtttgataaaaacaataaagtcTATCAACATGTTTCCGGTAACGTTCTTCAGAATAAAAGAACTTGTGAAAACTTAACTGTTAATTAGTTAGAAGATAATGATAAATCTAGCTCTATTGACTTATTGGAACATTTTTATTAGGCTTCCCTAAATAATAACAAACCAAAATGAAATTCGCGATTCAATTAGACTATACCGGTATAAAATATTTCTAgattcttttattttgaaagcccCTGAGAGGAGCTTCCGGTGGCGCCGTTGCAGATTTTTCCGGACTTGATGCTTCGGTACGGTCGTCACCCTGCAGCTTCAGAAAAAAACCCAAGTAaactagatttatttatttatcctggGTGTTGTAAACGTTCCGGAAGATGGTGGCTAAGCAGAGGATCCGCATGGCCAACGAGAAACACAGCAAGAACATCACGCAGAGAGGAAACGTAGCCAAGACGCTGGTGAGACGTTCACGGACAGGGAGATGCCGCCTGACGTTAGCCCAGATAGGTGACACTCAAGCCGGGCTGAGAACAGCAGCAGCTCCGTTAACCGGTGCTTTTCCTACATATGCCGAACAGCATGACTCAGGAGTGGTGGTCCTCTACCCACCGACATGAGGCTCATTTTCACACCGGGTTCACTGGGCTTGTTACCGCCCTCCGCAGTGGAACTCCACGGTACTTTAGTGGAAGCAGataattatattaataataataataataataataataataataataataataataataataaagacagaaaagagaaTATTAAACACATTCGCCCTGAGAATTGGAGGGGATGGATTCAACCAGGGATGTTTGTTTATAAgtgaaggaggatgaggaggctGAAGACTTCAGGATTCAGGATGTCAGGGTAGATACTGATCAATTTAATCAAATTATCAGCTGATCAATTTATCAGTTCATTGatacatagattaaaaaaaaaataataataataatttactctTAACCTGTGTACATCCTTCTGTTTTATCATCTGTAATATCTAAAAACTTCTCAGCTCTTaaaactacccaaaaaaaaaaaaaaaaaaaaaacctactaaaaaaaaaaaaaaaaaaaaaaaaaaaaactaccacaagaaaaaaacaaacaaacaaacaaaaaaaacagttttcagaGGAGTCTGAGGCAGGTTGCTGAGTTAGATACAGATCAATTTCATCAACAAATAATCAGCTGATCACTTTATCAGTTCATTGATACAGTcagatctttaaaaaaaaaaacctgaaacaatTAACACATGTACATCCTTCTGTTTTATCATCAGTAATGTCTAAAACCTTCTCAAAactaccaaaaacaaacaaacaaacaaacaaacaaacaaaaacagtttcCAGAGGAGTCTGAGGCAGGATGTCGAGTTAGATACTGatgaatttcatcaacaaaaataatcagtCAATCACTTTATGAGTTCATTGATAcatagatctaaaaaaaaaaaaaattatctgtgTACATCCTTGTGTTTTATCTTCAGTAATCTCTGAAACCTTCTCAGCTCTCAAAACTaccaaaagcaaacaaaaaaacattttcagaggAGTCTGAGGCAGGTTGCTGAGTTGGATACTGATCAATTTCATCAACAAATAATCAGCTGATCACTTTATCAGTTCATAGatacatagattaaaaaaaaaactgttaacctGTGTACATCCCTCTCTTTTATCTTCAGTAATCTCTGAAACCTCAGCTCTCAAAactaccaaaaacagaaaaaaactctaTTCAGAGGAGTCTGAGGCAGGTAGTTGAGTTAGATACTGATCAATTTCATCAACAAATAATCAGATGATCACTTTATCAGTTAACAGATACATAATTTGAtctaaaaaaccaaacaaaaaaaacaaacaaaaaaaaaacaacttttaacccttgtgctctgtttttttttcttcagttatctctGAAACCACCTCAGTTcggctcaaaactaccaaaaacagaaaaaaaaaacctcaaaaacccaaaagcatctactgatctaacatttttataacttttgaaccattaattctattaatacaatTAAAGGATTCAGTTAAATGCAggtttgtctttttttggatGCATCCAAAGTCTGTGTAGGGAACATAGaaacaccaataaaacccatgtagtttaacaaatgacagtggctgtagatgctTGGTGTTATGtaaaataattatatattttgctgaaaaagtaaagtTTCCTTAATTTTCTGAGCTTTCGTTAATATTTacatagtaaataaaatattgaaaaatacctgattttcattggaaaaaatgcaaaggctaataacataataaatattcATAAATTACTCGTTAATGGTTGAATTTAGATAGAAATTGGcttggaaatcaccacaaaaatatttctgggtctttgtgggttaatcagTAAATAATAAGCTGATCGATTTCTCAGTTCACAGATACACAGTATGATCTAAAAAGAATCCACATTTTGGATTTAACACTTGTgcattcctttgttttttttcttcagtaatcTCTTAAACCATATTAGTTCTGCTCAAATCtaccaaaaactgaaaaaaatataaacatacgGTAATTTTGTAGCAGTTCTTTATTCTTGGCTTGTACATTTTATCTGCCTCCAACTGTTATAAGACTAAGTAGGAATAAAGAGCAGCCTGTTACAGCACCAATCACCATTATTGATTTATACCAAATGTCCATGTAGGATAGATCAACAGGATTTTATGTGGTTTGACTCATTCCTTTCTTGGCTTTTGCTTGATGCTCCTATTTTAAGATTATGATTCAGAGACTTATGTGTTGCTCGCACATGTGTGACTGACTCCCACCACTGATAAAATCTTACAAAacgaaaaaatttaaaatattagtTTCACAGAAGAGACCAACATTCACATTTGAGAAAATGGAAGCAGTTTTTCCTAAATGTTTAAATAACTTCTAAGACTTGTAGATGAGTATGTTTACGTTATTGTCTCggaaaaaatatgtataaaaacaaacaaaaaaaaagtttaagtttggatttaacaaaacaaatatgtaAGAGCCTTATATGAAactcttatttaaccctttaactgatgcagtgaggagcttctcatgTCTTAAACAACTGCCTGTTTGCAGCGGGAATAAAGACTGGACTGAGTTTAAATGGaaaagtcatgtggtctgatgagtccagtttgaccctgttccagagtgatgaagagaggcggatgaagtgattacccatcattctTAGTTcctacagtccaagcctgtgggggcagtgttatggtcTGGGGTCGGTTCAGTCGGTCAGGTCCATGTTCATGACGTTATGTGTtcagaaaatgacagaaatgagTTATAATTAATGTGACACTGCATAAACTTATTAAAATGATGTCACAGTGAATATAGtgataatcaaagctaaagataATCTAATGAAATATTAGAGTAATGGACTTTTTTGTGCCCAGGTTGTGTTTGTACTGTAAATCAATAATCCTCTTTGGTGTTTCACAGCGAGTCAACGAAGCAAGTTATGGACTCTGTCATAAACAGAGGACTGTTTTGTAAATTCTTTACCTTTTACAAACTAGTAATTACTTAATTAGTTGCAGTTATAATTAACTAATTAGGTCTGCATGTAGAATTAATGTACACTAGTTTTGTACTAGTTCATTTGTCTTTCAGGGctttttattaaaacaaaatattacaaataatgggttccagacacaacaaacccgcccctctcacatattgtagtttattttagcatcgatccagctgatgtcaccatgtctatgtgtgctgatgtcaacatatcaatggcctctatatatgtgccaagtttgaagtaaattgaaacaaaattgatgttttttttagacatttgaaattttgcccattataagtaaatgggaaaagaaaaagattaaaaaaaaaaaaaaaaaaaaaactcataaaaaataagaactttgatctactttccccacaatgtaaccacatctattctaggttactggtaatctattaacccaatttggtatgaattcaaccaatagttttactgctaaagtgttaacaatcaaacaaacaagccGAATCCAAAACAATACccattgcctccccttcggggggtggggggtgggctaAATATGCAGTTGTTAGCATTGTCGCTTCACAGCAGGAACATCCTGAGTTTGATTGTCTTTTCTgtgcagagtttgcatgttctcctcatgttctgtccatgttctccagcttcctcccaaagacatgcaccagaATAGGTcataactggtcaatctaaatcacccataggtgtgaatgtgacagggaATAGTGTATTAgcttaatattaaataaatgtgaaaatacCTGAAAATTAGTGACTGAAACATTAACTTAAGGCCATTTCTCTGCATGTTTTTGAAGCTTGTGAATGAGAATCTGTAACTGAGGAACAGGCAAAATAAGCAACGTGAAGGTGTCATCATTTGCTCTAAAATGCACcagttttttcacaattttctgaCAAATTACAGAGTAAACAGTCGATTCATTACTTGGTATATAAAGGCACAAATTATGCACAGAGTCAGAATTGTACTCGAGCCATTATATAAGGCATATGTGCAgcatttaatgtgttttaattcaaCTTAAATCAATGTACACACCGTAGTAAAACGCTTCTTTTGGAAGTTTTCAGTTTAAACTTTTTCAATGATATTTATTATCAACTCTAGTATTTCAGAATTTTTCTACACAgatataatacaaaaaaaaaattgtcaaaaataatgcagattattcatattattaGTGAAAAATGAGGACTCTATAACCTACCCTTTAAACAGAAACTTTCAGATCAAATACGGACACTGCTGAACAGAAACAGCCTCCCTCCAGCATCATTTAGATCACGTCTGTATCAGTTTCCGCGTCCTTCACCAGAGgcagaaacacaaacagaagcgAGCAGGGTGACCTCATCCCGCGGGGATGATGGGTACTCCCCTCAATCTGTCTAGACTGATGTCTTGTGCTGTTCCACTCATCTTTTCCACATGAGCCATAGTGTGGAAAAACTGCTAACTGTGCACTCCTCAGTCTATAATTAGACGCCTGGGTTTGTTCAGCGAGACCGCCAAGTTGTTATTGTAGGCGTTTTAATTATCAGGAGACACTTGTTGTCCtcattaaagttaaaaaaagaagtgAGCAGGATGACGCGCTGTTTAACAGGTTGTAACAGATAACAGGAGGTAGAAACAACACGACCAGTGGTGAAACTTAGTTGTAAACATACTACGGTTGTGTTTCTGTGGCAGTGGGACATGAGgtttgttaaaatacacacatctTATATGTACAGTCATGTGCAAAAGCCCTGGTCCAacatttggtttgttggttttgtaaagttctaatgatgtcacatatgcatttctcagtctgtgttaacatacactgagcaaaaatataaacgcaccatgtgACACTAACTTTTTAATAGCAATAGATGTTatacaatatattaaatcacacacagtttattctgttgatcCATATGGTACAGATTTGTGTCCGTTAGAACATAGTGGcgtctggcattcagggacattcatgtggacacggtgGGGGCCAGTGGAAAGAAATCACAGCTCCATATCTCATGTGTCCACCATTAGCTTctcatagagcaggggtgtcaaactcaggtcctggagggccggtatcctgcaggttttagatatttccctcttccagcacacctggaagccattacatcactatcaggcttctacagagcatgatgatgagctgatcattatttgatccaggtgtggctggaagagggaaatacctaaaacatgcaggatactggccctcgaggaccggagtttgacacctgtgtcgtaGAGCAACACATCGTCTTCTCATCGAGTTGAGGATATTGTCGCTTGTGGCCCATGGAAAGTTATTCCACTCCTCTTTGAGAACCGCACAGAGCAATGGGATATTATCCAGAAACATTCCTGCATGATTTGCGACATCTGTGgcatggtgacatctgaggaaatgcaacattttgaggtgtccttttattgtccccagtataagAGGGTCTGAATACTGTTAACACTGTTTGAGCAGCGTCTGCACATGACAcacctgtgttgtgggtggaatcactagACCACTGAGCAAGTGCTCGCTCgcagagatggacacaaagtttgtttatAAGTCAAGAAAATTAACCATGTCTAATCACTAgaagacatcatgagctcattttgggctgTACATctcgagttacacaaatactgtacatggtgtgtttatatttttgtttagtaTACTTGTGgatatatacagtcgtggaaaaaattattagaccaccccttgttttcttcaatttcttgttcattttaatgcctggtacaactaaaggtacatgtatttggacaaatataataataacaacaaaaatagttcataagagtttaatttcagagctgatatctagacattttccatgttttcttgataataaccaaaatcacttcagttgttacagtaatatctatggcattgtactgacaaaaacagtgcttttaggcattccatgttttcttttctgtctgttttagtcacatgatacacacaggagttggtacttgattgcataaccattgtttttaatgacttttgatggtctaataattttttccgcgactgtatgacaGTAAATTTTTagcttgttattaaatgtaacTGTGTATTTTGTTCCTTCTTATGTTTGAATTAAAGTTCATCATAATCAACTAAACCAAACATTGCTATCATGTCATTTACTGATCTccatgtttgtgcttttttttctgtAGCGACCACAGGAGGAGAAGTATCCGGTCGGCCCATGGCTGCTCGCACTCTTTGTATTCGTTGTGTGTGGATCAGGTGAGTCGCTCTCGTTTCACCTCATGTGTGATCGATCCTGATGGAACTCTGACAGTTTCAGACTCAAAGAAAACTGAATAATAGAAACACATTTGATGATTTCACACAAGAGTTTGGCTTCAACCATTCTGTTTATATGGAGGTTTGGTGTTTATTAATTAAAGGCAATATTCTGTGTTTTATCACTTGGCTGTACATGTACATAGTGTGGCGTAGGGATGGGGGGTTTACTGGGAACTGTTAgttgaaaagctgacaaactgccttttataccaattatttacatattgacaggatttgtggatcaacaggtattaaaaggagtgatatttttctttttttaaacttagtgtttattagattttttttgttttcaaatacaatacaatgtatacatttaAGCACAGTTCAATtagtttgttttcctttttcacaGCTGTATGTATATTCCCACAAACCTCCACAGGCAACATaggatggaaattaaagaaaacaataacaatcatagcaaacaaataatgtccacttccaaaaataaggctgtagatataaatcttagAGGCAGAATGACAACATCTTGATTAACAACACGGAGTTTTGCATCagcaataaatatcattgcagcaACAAAGGtaacaatattttgcttttttaaatggagttatgcattttcaaacatttccctgtggtctatataaactgtaaatgctctgcttgggtctgaattcttcattaattcaactccacaggtccattttcaaccctatttctgagtaatgacaccagaaaggtcattctgagcgctggccctttaaatgcaaatgagccacttcaggccccaccccctccaggtttttgaccatgctttctgtcccgttcagccacttgtgtttgttaatgcaaccaacaactgaacatttgaggtgaagtttggacatattttcagtttttactactgctgataaacaattatgttgtactctgagaaatgtttgtcggaagtcttgaccttatatgtgcaaatgttgtgacataactagttataaaatggaacaaattaagcaagaattaaaacaagttgtagaactccactcaatttttgccaaaatgaatataaagatagctttgcagcacctggagggttcaaattcaaactttatgaactgttagggtccaaatacacaaataaatgaaccaaagactaataaaattgagtttagcaaaatatgacccctttaaacagtttagatccgtagatggttttggatgttggagtggatggacgtttgggtctttatgagttaaagcagTCACTTGTTCTGGTTGAAACGACGGTTCAAACATCACTGACGGAGGTTCCGTGTTTGCGTCCTCAGCCATATTCCAGATCATCCAGAGCATCCGTATGGGCATGTGATCCCGCTGGAGCCCCTGGACTCGTGTCCCCGCCTCATGCCCTCACTGAGCCCGGCTAAGCCCTCGTCTGCACACCCCCGACCCCCTCCAGAGGCCCAGAGACGGACGCCACGGCTTCGGATCCAGCAGACCtcggagacagacagacaggacggacggacagacagacagaagccccgccccctcctcctcTGGACACCGTCCCACCGTCCATCAGCGTTTACAGTGTTGCAGTCTGTGGTACTGACAGCTTTTCTATGGACAGTCTGAAAACCACGCTGGCTGTGGAGCGCCTGTGTCTCATTCCTCACTCGCCTCATACGTGACGTGGTTTTACGTGTGTGTGAAAGTGTCAGActgtgaacgtgtgtgtgtgtgtgtgtgtgtggcctgtGATGTGATTCCTGCTGACAATGTGCCATAACTGTCCGATTCAGTGTTCGTCTGTGTTGTGTGAGGAGActttttttcaaataaatgtGGAGCATTTAGGAAGCAGCCTGTTGGATTTCTACTTCGGTGGACTCAGTGTTttgaccgacacacacacacagtctgtacTGTTCACACAGCTGATGTAGTGGATGTGGACACGTGTCCGAAAAGGGAAACACCACGAATGAACAGGCAGCTCAGTGTAGAGGAAACCCAGGAGTGTGGA
This genomic window contains:
- the serp2 gene encoding stress-associated endoplasmic reticulum protein 2 translates to MVAKQRIRMANEKHSKNITQRGNVAKTLRPQEEKYPVGPWLLALFVFVVCGSAIFQIIQSIRMGM